A genomic region of Maniola hyperantus chromosome 5, iAphHyp1.2, whole genome shotgun sequence contains the following coding sequences:
- the upSET gene encoding uncharacterized protein upSET isoform X2: MSATSEYEPAVRQDYGPTTSSENIYEHVLDHKLTNTMDISSVRTPVLRTVPLSPTQGDPEPDSTNPESIIQSVHKVDSNEIEYINEKRCDTEMSVDSLSRIVRIEETTIDNVGRVAYPIIQEADDSEDGNYVENTAALIQAPLNTSIVQSVAKLPQNFTINVDAAVGNITAIQNVSQDVGNQTLWLPTILATSAAPDGKNEDDRPSGVSQIIITSESYVNNAIPSNRRTNIITETGYLSRPKTSNVQILSNISLPKNSNYPQQYITQGKEIAAPLYGTQNHVYKLSANVVSQKQLNSTMLSTKPPKNQSLIGAASLSPTVINNTSMKSMPYGHTYSKSTNLNKLNNGANLNAMVAASSGSTQCHILSRVVSGPNKLSVHSGRKSVNTFKGSKNSQANQKNQSRAIKIIQQAGTAHKSENKPWPLASVTYKSQAPSYGIVESNTSKVIQKIGSPTHKNQQTMTVQKVPKGERLVLQSPCGPVLLSTGPISSSMPKGPHYVQSGSTPNLRYVQTYGPDNQLSTVSQVSANQQLTAQILKSLAQPKLMLQQSPTPLHTINHKPLPIIAIEEPVEAKSLNQKRIVFGDKSTLLTADDIIGMEERPNLSEELRRYSFQALAFIMLDHTYALPVQKQPIVSTPTSIVASLSPIMTSTITTSTPMSPLKCSPIPVTSISQELPPVIPISIVGAPIPVTSVQLGALTYKPQLPPLPPQDEDTASVISSIEGERRPPLPGGSDTETAPEGEEEGKTRCICDFVHDDGYMICCDRCGEWQHVDCMGIDRNNIPDAYMCELCQPRPVDRRHARAIQLRKREELSALGASDSDSSECGRPPGQRRKRLLTVTTYTDTSGSCVTTYNSSMPVLPPLPQPSLTLPKRGPKRPKKAEVVRKVTKRKLVEKRVKRKKEMMLNRSKYNTNMPTQSHWRDQYEQAVTNHYSPELRAKIMKYSSKLGSTPNMAAAVTAHLCTTVPHAGGKILIATKDLKDNSPIIELRGKYMLSIQHRPQLQNSARAGSQKPGPFVFFYRLPKDNTQICIDTRTYGNEARFVRRSCKPNAELQHCIVKGALHVYIVTISDIQSNTEITVGHDTNGSKQPCACGNPKHCKVNGLSPLVTRKSVDYTQREKRSRNRCFSASSPVSPPLTPLVTTPIMDLPSPFGIVKTEKKSPIKHEYPPMSPVKQPLLSPDFPAPVKFEPLFMKHEKEEEIDLTAKEEMKPELDEPDYVKVEPKVEEHIEEPEEEMELEPESETEAIISDIKIEEHEIKEEEVLPPPVVEEKIVEPIKEIVNPIKEIVKPIKEIVKPMKEIIKPVKENVKPIRENVKPIKENVKPPKEIVKPVKEIVKPIKDEKPVLVEPKIEPKAEPKIEPKVEPKVEHERPVTRELSAKSACHDRSSRSSRTTCVNQDSLDDKTDDSQDKITAANKEKEKRKMTREERKMEAIMKAFERMEKAQQRKQEVRERQKRRESDPHPTNIEKDDDDDLHCSSKKRKKRKGRARTASQSNRRRLNSADSDMVTSGDEAGPLSPRGPIQAEQPLPTPEAEIPHEPVNEDLGLSSACLLVEAAVGSVESAFKLPKTKKTMATEWIGRSPERTPSPYQSPYRPSLVSAPSLESLVRVASTMIGDLSATQEYHEEEQQPPSPPRTPGRERNRPPKKAKRVTRSTPTVEVPEVIPVQHSAKKRWLRQAISEESDSPMMESPPNEIVTPLKKRRMARESLSCEQNTMVTCNDETSPVLTSEDSPVKEDALLLARQYKRNIMDMYSRDRTRSDSGQGSDDQCNIDHDVLNVNIRGVHNQEHIRRIIGVPPTPEEEMPPEITKPEDVLTNNNNLEPDEGAYNNKVVPMDIDTTVVTQTKIESSENIPEIKDLKGIESPNDKAHSSQSADTSGSSSPQRDEMDDIQKKIHSFHTENIQILKSRNKKPPKEKRKKVNLNFDLNMVDDQISIQLRTEDDTSSKSPEINGDIHEEANSHEDVKLLVSPENIPLPPVESIPLPAPENIPLPEETSPVVIPSPETIPLPEEPMKPVVVETVVEKRDETVEEKEDRPSVLDNALPFSTRFSSTGLFSGIFSNMSHSFKVDTTINENIPNMSLIKSAIDRTTSLDAGLFEASSPADELRSVQELLTRVSNMDSNNSVLLSGVLRGTTASPRPCARSDPRLNPPPQDKPKPVRRKLSISEYRKRHLGAATEEGGGAGGGSSGEGGEWSRGSSGSASLSPQRLDAAAAAAADELEQRLHRDLHVQLPKGVFDAQPTASERQRENLSSRLRREFGLALHDDDDARLADTDAVANRCDR; this comes from the exons ATGTCGGCGACATCAGAATATGAGCCAGCGGTCCGGCAA GACTATGGGCCGACCACCTCCAGTGAAAATATATATGAGCATGTTTTGGATCATAAATTAACGAATACTATGGATATATCAAGCGTAAGAACACCTGTACTAAGGACTGTTCCCCTTTCACCCACCCAGGGTGACCCTGAGCCTGATTCCACGAACCCAGAGAGCATCATTCAATCTGTTCACAAAGTAGATAGCAATGAGATTGAATATATTAATGAGAAGAGATGTGACACAGAGATGTCAGTTGATTCGCTTTCTAGAATAGTTAGGATTGAAGAAACTACTATTGACAATGTAGGGCGTGTAGCCTACCCTATTATACAAGAAGCTGATGATTCTGAAGATGGCAACTATGTAGAGAATACCGCAGCTCTCATTCAAGCTCCGTTGAATACGTCAATCGTGCAAAGCGTTGCGAAACTCCCACAGAACTTCACAATTAACGTGGATGCGGCCGTAGGTAACATTACAGCGATACAGAATGTGTCACAGGATGTAGGCAACCAAACGTTATGGTTGCCAACAATATTAGCCACTAGTGCAGCTCCTGACGGTAAAAATGAAGATGACCGACCTTCAGGTGTGTCACAGATTATAATCACTAGCGAGAGCTACGTCAATAACGCAATCCCGTCAAATCGCAGAACGAACATTATTACAGAGACCGGCTACTTAAGCCGTCCTAAAACTTCGAATGTTCAGATATTGAGCAACATATCTTTACCCAAAAATTCAAATTACCCTCAACAGTACATAACTCAGGGTAAAGAGATTGCTGCACCATTGTACGGAACACAGAATCACGTGTACAAGTTGAGTGCCAATGTGGTATCACAGAAGCAGTTGAACAGTACGATGTTGAGCACAAAGCCGCCTAAGAACCAGTCCCTGATAGGTGCCGCGTCACTGTCGCCCACCGTCATAAATAACACTTCCATGAAGAGCATGCCATATGGACACACATACTCGAAAAGCACAAACTTAAATAAGCTGAATAATGGTGCCAACTTAAATGCTATGGTTGCTGCGTCCTCTGGTAGCACGCAATGCCATATTTTATCCAGAGTTGTTTCCGGTCCCAACAAGTTATCGGTTCATTCTGGAAGGAAATCTGTAAATACATTCAAAGGGTCGAAAAATTCTCAAGCAAACCAGAAGAACCAATCGAgagctataaaaataatacagcagGCTGGTACTGCTCACAAGTCTGAGAATAAACCGTGGCCTTTAGCTAGCGTTACATATAAAAGTCAAGCTCCAAGCTATGGTATAGTCGAGTCTAACACTTCAAAAGTTATACAGAAGATTGGGAGTCCTACACATAAAAATCAGCAGACTATGACTGTCCAAAAAGTTCCCAAAGGTGAACGTCTCGTTCTACAATCGCCTTGTGGACCAGTTTTATTATCTACAGGTCCCATAAGCTCAAGTATGCCTAAAGGCCCACATTATGTCCAATCAGGTTCCACTCCAAACCTTAGATACGTCCAAACGTACGGGCCTGACAATCAGCTCTCTACAGTGTCCCAAGTGTCAGCCAATCAGCAGTTGACTGCACAGATCCTCAAATCTCTGGCTCAACCTAAACTAATGTTGCAACAATCTCCAACACCTCTACATACGATAAATCACAAACCTCTTCCGATTATTGCAATTGAAGAACCAGTTGAAGCTAAATCATTGAATCAAAAACGGATTGTGTT TGGGGATAAATCAACATTATTGACAGCAGATGATATTATTGGTATGGAGGAGAGACCCAATCTTTCTGAGGAGTTGCGTCGATATTCCTTCCAAGCACTGGCGTTTATCATGCTCGATCACACATATGCTTTGCCTGTACAGAAACAGCCCATCGTCAGTACCCCAACTAGCATTGTGGCTTCCTTATCACCAATCATGACTTCGACGATTACGACGTCTACTCCAATGAGTCCATTAAAATGTTCCCCCATCCCAGTGACTTCGATTTCTCAAGAGCTACCTCCAGTCATACCGATTAGTATCGTCGGAGCTCCCATACCAGTGACGTCTGTTCAACTCGGAGCTCTGACTTACAAGCCCCAGCTTCCTCCATTGCCTCCTCAAGATGAGGATACTGCATCTGTTATATCTTCGATAGAAGGAGAAAGAAGACCTCCGCTTCCCGGTGGTAGTGACACAGAGACTGCTCCGGAAGGAGAGGAAGAGGGGAAAACTAGATGTATTTGTGATTTTGTACATGATGATGGGTATATGATATGCTGCGATCGATGCGGTGAATGGCAGCATGTCGATTGTATGGGAATAGATCGGAATAACATACCCGATGCGTACATGTGTGAGCTATGCCAGCCGCGGCCTGTAGATCGACGTCACGCTAGAGCCATACAATTGAGGAAGAGAGAAGAGCTAAGTGCGCTGGGTGCATCGGATTCGGATTCCTCGGAATGTGGACGGCCTCCAGGTCAAAGAAGAAAACGGTTATTAACTGTTACCACATATACTGATACCAGTGGATCATGTGTGACCACATATAACTCCAGTATGCCTGTTCTACCACCTTTACCCCAACCCTCTCTAACCTTACCAAAAAGAGGTCCCAAACGTCCCAAAAAAGCAGAGGTAGTTAGAAAAGTCACTAAGAGAAAATTAGTAGAAAAACGTGTGAAGCGAAAGAAGGAAATGATGTTGAATAGAAGCAAATACAACACTAACATGCCTACTCAATCTCATTGGCGGGACCAATACGAACAGGCTGTGACGAACCACTACAGCCCCGAACTGCGCGCTAAGATTATGAAATATAGCAGCAAATTAGGTAGTACACCTAACATGGCTGCAGCAGTAACCGCACATTTATGTACAACAGTGCCTCACGCGGGTGGAAAAATACTTATCGCGACAAAGGACCTTAAGGACAACTCTCCCATTATAGAACTGAGAGGCAAATACATGCTGTCAATCCAGCACAGGCCCCAGTTACAAAACTCAGCTAGAGCAGGGAGTCAAAAACCTGGGCCTTTCGTATTTTTCTACAGATTACCAAAGGATAACACTCAAATTTGTATAGACACAAGGACGTACGGGAACGAAGCGAGATTCGTCCGCCGTTCTTGCAAGCCTAACGCTGAATTACAGCATTGTATCGTTAAAGGAGCTTTACACGTTTATATTGTGACAATAAGCGATATTCAATCCAATACTGAAATCACGGTTGGACATGACACGAACGGTAGCAAGCAACCTTGCGCTTGTGGTAATCCTAAACACTGTAAAGTCAATGGGCTAAGTCCTTTGGTTACCAGAAAAAGCGTGGATTACACGCAAAGAGAAAAGAGAAGTAGGAACAGGTGTTTTAGTGCATCTTCACCTGTATCGCCTCCTTTAACTCCTCTCGTGACGACTCCTATAATGGATTTACCTTCACCATTTGGCATCGTTAAAACAGAGAAGAAATCGCCTATAAAACACGAGTATCCTCCGATGTCGCCAGTCAAACAGCCTTTACTTTCTCCAGACTTCCCTGCTCCTGTAAAATTCGAACCGTTATTCATGAAGCATGAAAAAGAGGAAGAAATTGACTTAACAGCAAAAGAAGAAATGAAACCAGAACTAGATGAACCTGATTATGTTAAAGTCGAACCTAAAGTAGAAGAGCATATTGAAGAACCAGAAGAAGAAATGGAGTTAGAACCGGAATCAGAAACGGAAGCAATCATTTCAGATATAAAAATTGAAGAACATGAAATCAAAGAGGAAGAAGTTTTGCCTCCTCCGGTGGTTGAGGAGAAAATTGTGGAACCTATAAAAGAAATTGTGAATCCAATAAAAGAAATTGTGAAACCAATAAAAGAAATTGTGAAACCAATGAAAGAAATCATAAAGCCTGTCAAAGAAAATGTGAAGCCTATAAGAGAAAATGTTAAGCCtataaaagaaaatgttaaGCCTCCAAAAGAAATTGTGAAGCCTGTAAAAGAAATTGTGAAACCGATAAAAGATGAGAAACCGGTTCTGGTTGAACCTAAAATAGAACCTAAAGCAGAACCGAAGATTGAACCTAAAGTAGAACCAAAAGTGGAACACGAGAGACCTGTCACTAGGGAGTTAAGTGCCAAGTCTGCATGCCATGACAGGTCATCACGATCGAGTCGAACCACTTGCGTCAATCAAGACTCCTTGGACGACAAAACTGATGATTCGCAAGACAAAATCACTGCAGCCAATAaggaaaaagaaaaacggaaaatG ACTCGAGAAGAACGTAAAATGGAAGCAATAATGAAGGCCTTCGAAAGGATGGAAAAGGCTCAGCAAAGGAAACAGGAAGTAAGGGAAAGGCAAAAGCGAAGGGAATCCGATCCACACCCGACTAACATTGAAAAGGATGACGATGACGATTTACACTGCAGTTCTAAGAAGAGAAAGAA aCGTAAAGGCCGCGCGCGCACAGCATCTCAGTCTAACAGACGGCGACTCAACTCTGCCGACAGTGATATGGTGACATCGGGAGACGAGGCTGGACCGTTATCTCCTCGAGGCCCGATTCAAGCTGAGCAGCCCTTACCTACACCCGAGGCTGAAATACCACATGAACCGGTCAACGAG GATCTCGGCTTAAGCTCCGCGTGCCTTCTCGTCGAAGCCGCGGTCGGTTCCGTAGAATCTGCGTTCAAACTTCCCAAAACGAAGAAAACCATGGCAACTGAATGGATCGGACGCTCTCCCGAACGAACCCCGTCGCCGTACCAATCCCCATACAGACCCTCGTTAGTTTCCGCTCCGTCACTAGAGAGCTTAGTCCGAGTCGCTTCTACCATGATTGGTGATCTTAGTGCAACTCAAGAGTATCACGAGGAAGAGCAGCAGCCTCCATCGCCTCCCAGAACTCCCGGAAGGGAGAGGAATAGGCCTCCGAAGAAGGCTAAAAGGGTAACCAGAAGCACTCCAACAGTGGAAGTCCCTGAAGTGATTCCAGTACAGCACAGTGCAAAGAAACGTTGGTTGCGACAAGCGATCAGTGAGGAGAGCGATTCGCCGATGATGG AATCCCCTCCGAACGAAATAGTGACTCCATTGAAGAAAAGACGGATGGCGCGAGAATCGTTGTCGTGCGAACAGAATACTATGGTCACC tgtAACGACGAGACATCGCCAGTGTTAACATCTGAGGACTCACCGGTCAAAGAAGACGCGTTGTTATTAGCGCGACAGTACAAACGGAACATAATGGACATGTACAGTCGAGATCGGACGCGCTCCGATAGTGGACAAGGCTCTGATGACCAGTGCAACATAGATCATGACGTACTAAACGTCAACATAAGAGGCGTGCATAACCAGGAACATATAAGGAGAATCATTGGAGTACCTCCAACACCTGAAGAGGAAATGCCTCCTGAGATAACCAAACCGGAAGATGTCttgacaaataataacaatttggAACCGGATGAGGGGGCTTACAATAATAAAGTTGTGCCAATGGATATAGATACGACAGTAGTGACGCAAACCAAAATAGAATCAAGTGAAAACATACCAGAAATCAAAGATCTAAAAGGCATAGAGAGCCCGAATGACAAAGCACACAGTTCCCAATCGGCTGACACGAGTGGCAGCTCATCTCCACAAAGAGACGAAATGGACGACATCCAGAAGAAAATACACTCGTTTCATACTGAAAACATACAAATACTGAAGAGTAGGAATAAAAAACCGCCTAAAGAAAAGCGAAAGAAggttaatttaaattttgatcTTAATATGGTAGACGATCAGATCAGCATACAGTTGCGTACGGAGGATGACACAAGTTCAAAATCGCCTGAAATCAATGGAGATATACACGAGGAAGCAAATTCTCATGAGGATGTGAAACTACTCGTTTCGCCCGAAAACATACCTCTACCTCCAGTAGAGTCAATACCTCTACCTGCACCGGAGAATATACCGCTACCGGAAGAAACAAGTCCGGTTGTCATACCTTCTCCCGAAACGATACCACTACCTGAGGAGCCTATGAAACCTGTCGTTGTTGAAACTGTGGTAGAAAAAAGGGATGAAACTGTTGAGGAAAAGGAGGATAGACCCTCAGTGCTAGATAATGCCCTACCGTTTTCGACTCGATTTAGTTCAACAGGTTTGTTTTCTGGGATCTTCAGCAACATGTCGCACTCGTTCAAAGTGGACACGACGATAAATGAAAACATACCGAATATGTCGTTGATAAAAAGTGCGATAGATCGGACGACCAGTTTGGACGCCGGGCTGTTTGAAGCATCGAGCCCGGCGGACGAGTTGCGCAGTGTTCAGGAGCTGTTGACCCGTGTTAGTAATATGGACAGCAACAATAGCGTGCTGCTGTCGGGCGTGCTGCGAGGCACGACGGCGTCGCCGCGGCCCTGCGCGCGCTCCGACCCGCGCCTCAACCCCCCGCCGCAAGACAAGCCCAAACCCGTCCGGAGAAAG CTCTCTATCAGCGAGTACCGAAAGCGGCACCTGGGCGCGGCGACGGAGgagggcggcggcgcgggcggcggctcGTCGGGCGAGGGCGGCGAGTGGTCGCGCGGCTCGTCGGGCTCCGCCTCGCTGTCGCCGCAGCGCCTCGACGCggccgcggcggcggcggccgaCGAGCTCGAGCAGCGCCTGCACAGGGACCTCCACGTGCAGCTACCGAAGG